In Clostridium sporogenes, one genomic interval encodes:
- the tuf gene encoding elongation factor Tu, giving the protein MAKAKFERSKPHVNIGTIGHVDHGKTTLTAAITTVLAQKGGASATKYDEIDKAPEEKERGITINTSHVEYETANRHYAHVDCPGHADYVKNMITGAAQMDGAILVVSAADGPMPQTREHILLASRVGVQYIVVFLNKADQVDDPELIELVEMEVRELLNEYGFPGDDTPIVVGSALEVLENQDNAEKTKCIDELMEAIDSYIPTPERATDQPFLMPVEDVFTITGRGTVATGRVERGVLHTGDEVELIGMKAEVSKTVCTGIEMFRKILDEAMAGDNIGALLRGIQRDEIQRGQVLAKPGSVTPHKKFVGQVYVLKKEEGGRHTPFFNGYRPQFYFRTTDVTGSINLPEGVEMVMPGDHIDMAVELITPVAMHENLRFAIREGGRTVGSGVVTTISE; this is encoded by the coding sequence GAAAGAAGCAAGCCTCATGTAAACATAGGAACAATAGGTCACGTAGACCACGGTAAGACAACATTAACAGCAGCTATTACAACAGTATTAGCACAAAAGGGAGGAGCTTCAGCAACAAAGTATGACGAAATAGATAAAGCTCCAGAAGAAAAAGAAAGAGGAATCACAATAAATACATCACACGTAGAGTATGAAACAGCAAACAGACACTACGCACACGTAGACTGCCCAGGACACGCGGACTATGTAAAGAACATGATAACAGGAGCAGCACAAATGGATGGAGCAATCTTAGTTGTATCAGCAGCAGATGGTCCAATGCCACAAACAAGAGAACACATACTACTAGCATCAAGAGTTGGAGTACAATATATAGTAGTATTCTTAAATAAAGCTGACCAAGTAGATGATCCAGAACTAATAGAATTAGTTGAAATGGAAGTAAGAGAATTACTAAATGAATATGGATTCCCAGGAGATGATACTCCAATAGTAGTAGGATCAGCATTAGAAGTATTAGAAAACCAAGACAATGCAGAAAAAACAAAATGCATAGATGAATTAATGGAAGCAATAGATAGCTATATACCAACACCAGAAAGAGCAACAGATCAACCATTCTTAATGCCAGTAGAAGACGTATTTACAATAACAGGAAGAGGAACAGTTGCAACAGGAAGAGTTGAAAGAGGAGTTCTACATACAGGAGATGAAGTAGAATTAATCGGAATGAAAGCAGAAGTATCAAAGACAGTATGTACAGGAATAGAAATGTTCAGAAAAATACTTGATGAAGCAATGGCAGGAGACAACATAGGAGCACTATTAAGAGGTATCCAAAGAGACGAAATCCAAAGAGGTCAAGTATTAGCAAAACCAGGTTCAGTAACACCACACAAAAAATTCGTAGGTCAAGTATACGTATTAAAGAAAGAAGAAGGTGGAAGACATACACCATTCTTTAACGGATACAGACCACAATTCTACTTCAGAACAACAGACGTTACAGGATCAATCAACTTACCAGAAGGAGTAGAAATGGTAATGCCTGGAGACCATATAGATATGGCAGTAGAATTAATCACACCAGTAGCAATGCACGAAAACTTAAGATTCGCTATTAGAGAAGGTGGAAGAACAGTAGGTTCAGGAGTTGTTACAACAATATCTGAATAA
- the rpsJ gene encoding 30S ribosomal protein S10 yields the protein MAKQKIRIRLKAFDHSLLDQSALKIVETAKTTGAKVAGPVPLPTEKDIVTILRAPHKYKDAREQFEIRTHKRLIDIISPSPKTVDALMRLDLPAGVDIEIKL from the coding sequence ATGGCAAAACAAAAAATAAGAATAAGATTAAAAGCCTTTGATCATAGTTTATTAGATCAATCAGCTTTAAAAATCGTAGAAACTGCTAAAACAACAGGAGCTAAGGTTGCAGGTCCAGTACCTCTACCAACAGAAAAAGATATTGTTACTATTTTAAGAGCTCCACATAAATACAAGGACGCTAGAGAACAGTTCGAAATAAGAACTCATAAAAGACTAATCGATATAATTAGTCCATCACCAAAAACTGTTGATGCATTAATGAGATTAGATTTACCAGCTGGAGTAGATATAGAAATCAAACTATAA
- the rplC gene encoding 50S ribosomal protein L3, translating into MKKAILGKKLGMTQIFNENGKVIPVTVIEAGPCTVIQKKTVEKDGYEAIQVAFGDIREKLRNKPVKGHFAKAGVSVKRHIKEFKLEDSNSLEIGQEIKVDVFEAGERVDISGVSKGKGFQGTIRRWNAHRGPMTHGSKFHRAVGSMGASSDPSRTFKNKRMPGHMGNVNTTVLNLEVVRIIPEKNLILIKGGVPGPNKGLVQIRNTVKA; encoded by the coding sequence ATGAAAAAAGCTATATTAGGTAAAAAGCTTGGTATGACTCAAATATTTAATGAAAATGGTAAAGTTATACCAGTTACTGTAATAGAAGCAGGTCCATGTACAGTTATCCAAAAGAAAACTGTAGAAAAGGACGGCTATGAAGCAATACAAGTTGCTTTCGGTGATATAAGAGAAAAATTAAGAAACAAACCAGTAAAAGGACACTTTGCAAAAGCAGGTGTTTCAGTTAAAAGACATATAAAAGAATTTAAATTAGAAGATTCAAATAGCTTAGAAATAGGTCAAGAAATAAAAGTAGATGTTTTTGAAGCTGGAGAAAGAGTTGATATATCAGGAGTTTCAAAAGGTAAGGGATTCCAAGGAACAATCAGAAGATGGAATGCTCACAGAGGACCAATGACTCACGGTTCAAAATTCCATAGAGCAGTTGGTTCAATGGGTGCTTCTTCAGATCCATCAAGAACATTTAAAAACAAGAGAATGCCAGGACATATGGGTAATGTTAACACAACAGTTTTAAATCTTGAAGTTGTTAGAATAATACCTGAAAAAAATCTAATATTAATAAAAGGCGGAGTACCAGGACCAAATAAAGGTTTAGTACAAATAAGAAATACAGTTAAGGCTTAA
- the rplD gene encoding 50S ribosomal protein L4 produces the protein MPKVDLFNQNGEKVGDLQLADSVFGVEVNTYAMHQVVKALLANKRQGTQSAKTRAEVSGGGIKPWRQKGTGRARQGSIRAPQWIHGGIVFAPKPRDYRMSIPKSMKKVAIKSALTSKVNEKLMVVVDDIKLETPKTKEVVKMLNAFSAKKTLIITNNAEENVYKSARNIEGVQVIPVNNINVYDVLKYDKVVITKDAVSKIEEVYA, from the coding sequence ATGCCTAAAGTAGATTTATTTAACCAAAACGGAGAAAAAGTTGGAGATTTACAATTAGCAGATAGCGTATTTGGTGTAGAAGTAAATACATATGCTATGCATCAAGTAGTAAAAGCATTGCTAGCAAATAAAAGACAAGGAACTCAATCAGCTAAAACAAGAGCTGAAGTTTCAGGAGGCGGAATAAAGCCTTGGAGACAAAAGGGAACAGGTAGAGCAAGACAAGGTTCAATAAGAGCACCACAATGGATACATGGTGGTATTGTTTTTGCGCCAAAGCCAAGAGACTATAGAATGTCAATCCCTAAATCAATGAAGAAGGTTGCTATAAAATCAGCATTAACTTCAAAAGTTAACGAAAAGTTAATGGTAGTTGTTGATGATATAAAATTAGAAACACCAAAAACTAAAGAAGTAGTTAAAATGCTTAATGCATTTAGTGCAAAGAAAACTTTAATTATAACAAATAATGCTGAAGAAAATGTTTATAAATCAGCAAGAAACATTGAAGGAGTACAGGTTATTCCGGTAAACAACATTAACGTATATGATGTATTAAAATATGATAAAGTTGTTATAACTAAGGATGCTGTATCCAAAATTGAGGAGGTGTATGCATAA